The following are encoded in a window of Platichthys flesus chromosome 11, fPlaFle2.1, whole genome shotgun sequence genomic DNA:
- the rcc1 gene encoding regulator of chromosome condensation: MPAKRSITKRKSEVVVEEGDAKKVKVSHRSHGKEAGQVLVLGQGDVGQLGLGESIIERKKPALVTLPDKTVQVIAGGMHTVCLSDTGHVYTFGCNDEGALGRDTTEEGSEMVPGKVTLDEKVVQVSAGDSHTAALTEDGTLYIWGSFRDNNGVIGLLEPMKTAPFPVKVPLSETVVKIASGNDHLVLVTLEGNVYTSGTAEQGQLGRVPEHFSNRGGRKGLERLLIPQVVKVKGKVHFIDAFCGAYFTFAISKEGNVYGFGLSNYHQLGTKTPKLCFVPVKLACFKNSTISWVDFSGGQHHTVCLDTEGQVYSLGRAEYGRLGLGEGAEEKNEPTPVMGMEPASGVTSGASVSYAVTREGSVYAWGMGTNLQLGTGEEDDEWKPVKMTGKQLENRTVLMASSGGQHTVLLVKDMQES; encoded by the exons ATGCCTGCGAAAAGGAGCATCACCAAGAGGAAGTCCGAGGTTGttgtggaggagggagatgcCAAGAAAGTGAAAG TTTCCCACAGGAGTCATGGTAAGGAGGCAGGCCAGGTTCTCGTCCTGGGCCAGGGAGACGTTGGACAGTTGGGTTTAGGCGAGAGCATCATCGAGAGGAAGAAGCCGGCACTTGTAACCTTGCCGGACAAAACTGTGCAAGTGATAGCTGGAGGCATGCACACAGTGTGCCTCAGCGACACTGGTCAT GTCTATACGTTTGGCTGTAATGACGAAGGGGCACTTGGTCGCGACACAACAGAGGAGGGGTCGGAGATGGTTCCAGGAAAGGTGACACTGGACGAGAAGGTGGTGCAGGTGTCGGCAGGAGACAGCCACACAGCCGCACTCACAGAGGACGGGACACTTTACATCTGGGGCTCCTTCAGG GATAACAATGGTGTTATTGGTCTCCTGGAGCCCATGAAAACCGCTCCTTTTCCGGTCAAAGTCCCCTTGTCGGAGACTGTAGTCAAAATTGCTTCAG GCAACGACCACCTGGTGCTGGTGACACTCGAAGGAAATGTTTACACATCAGGCACAGCGGAGCAGGGGCAGCTGGGAAGAGTGCCGGAGCATTTCTCAAACCGAGGCGGCAGGAAAGGCCTCG AACGGCTGCTGATACCACAGGTGGTAAAAGTCAAAGGCAAAGTTCACTTCATCGATGCCTTCTGCGGCGCGTACTTCACCTTCGCTATTTCTAAAGAAGGAAACGTGTATGGATTTGGCCTCTCCAACTACCACCAGCTGG GCACTAAAACACCAAAGCTGTGTTTTGTCCCAGTGAAACTCGCATGCTTCAAGAACTCTACCATCTCCTGGGTTGACTTCTCTGGAGGACAACATCACACTGTCTGCCTTGATACTGAAG GACAGGTTTACAGCCTGGGGAGAGCCGAGTACGGCCGCCTTGGCCTGGGTGAAGGGGCGGAGGAGAAGAATGAGCCCACACCTGTGATGGGGATGGAGCCGGCGAGCGGCGTGACGTCTGGGGCATCTGTCAGCTACGCCGTCACCAGGGAAG GATCTGTGTACGCCTGGGGCATGGGCACCAACTTGCAGCTTGGCACgggagaggaggatgacgaGTGGAAACCCGTTAAGATGACAGGCAAGCAACTGGAGAACCGTACAGTACTCATGGCCTCCAGCGGAGGGCAGCACACAGTCCTTTTGGTCAAAGACATGCAGGAGAGCTGA
- the oprd1b gene encoding opioid receptor, delta 1b gives MEFPTLLPDDPGFFSERYPVSVTPVNVTFSEELLLLSARSNRTNGAAARDTSSLIIAVCITTLYSLICVVGLLGNVLVMYGVVRYTKMKTATNIYIFNLALADALSTSTLPFQSAKYLMSTWPFGELLCKVVIGIDYYNMFTSIFTLTMMSVDRYIAVCHPVRALDFRTPAKAKLINVCIWILSSVVGVPVMIAAVTKVTDKGATACTLRFPKPEWYWDTVMKICVFIFAFVVPVLVITICYGLMILRLKSVRLLSGSKEKDRNMRRITRMVLVVVAAFIICWTPIHIFIIVKTMVDIDQKDPLVVASWHLCIALGYTNSSLNPVLYAFLDENFKRCFRDFCLPYRARLEQSSFTRARNSTREPASICAPAVTERPPA, from the exons ATGGAGTTCCCCACTCTTCTCCCCGACGACCCGGGGTTTTTCAGCGAGCGCTACCCGGTGTCAGTGACGCCTGTCAATGTCACGTTCtccgaggagctgctgctgctgtcggccAGGAGCAACCGGACCAACGGGGCTGCAGCCAGGGACACTTCAAGTCTCATCATCGCCGTGTGCATCACGACTCTGTACTCACTCATCTGTGTGGTGGGACTGCTGGGAAACGTGCTCGTCATGTACGGGGTGGTCAG GTACACCAAGATGAAGACGGCTACCAACATCTACATCTTCAACCTGGCGCTCGCCGACGCCCTCTCCACCAGCACGCTCCCCTTCCAGAGCGCCAAGTACCTGATGAGCACGTGGCCCTTTGGGGAGCTGCTGTGCAAAGTGGTCATCGGCATCGACTACTACAACATGTTCACCAGCATCTTCACGCTCACCATGATGAGCGTGGACCGCTACATCGCTGTGTGTCATCCGGTGAGGGCCCTGGACTTCCGCACGCCCGCCAAGGCCAAGCTTATCAACGTCTGCATCTGGATCCTGTCCTCTGTGGTCGGAGTGCCTGTGATGATCGCTGCTGTGACCAAGGTGACGGATAAAG GAGCCACCGCCTGCACACTCAGATTTCCCAAACCTGAGTGGTACTGGGACACAGTGATGAAAATCTGTGTGTTCATATTTGCCTTCGTCGTTCCCGTCCTGGTCATCACCATCTGCTACGGCCTGATGATCCTGCGGCTCAAGAGTGTCCGCCTCCTCTCCGGCtccaaagagaaagacaggaacATGCGGCGGATCACCCGCATGGTCCTGGTGGTCGTGGCAGCCTTCATCATCTGCTGGACCCCCATCCACATCTTCATCATTGTCAAGACAATGGTGGATATTGACCAAAAGGACCCCCTGGTAGTGGCCAGCTGGCATCTGTGCATCGCTCTGGGCTACACCAACAGCAGCCTCAACCCCGTGCTGTATGCCTTCTTGGACGAAAACTTCAAGAGGTGCTTCAGGGACTTCTGCCTGCCCTACCGCGCCCGTCTGGAGCAGAGCAGCTTCACTAGAGCGCGCAACAGCACGCGGGAGCCCGCCTCCATTTGTGCTCCCGCGGTGACAGAGAGACCGCCGGCCTGA